GGATGGGCTATCATACATGGTTTTTGTTAGACGGCAAACCTGCCGACTGGACACTGCAACTGCCTGTTTCCGGAATATACGGACAGAATGAAGAACAACTACCAACAGGTGAACTGGAATCCCTGGGTGAATGGTCTGCTCTTAACGAAGGCATCAACTTGCAGGGACGTAACTGGGATACCCTGTTGAAAGCTACCGAAGGTGAACCGGCTACGGCTTACTTACGGAGGCAAGATGGATATACGCTGAAATATTCAGCAGATGAAGCATTTTTCAAACACTGGGTTCTCTTTACCAAAGGTGAATCCGATCAGTTCTTGTGCATTGAACCGTACACGTGGCTCCCGGATGCACCTAATTTGGCTTTATCGGATGAACAAACCGGGTTGATTCGCTTGGAACCGGAACAGCCTGTTGAGTTATTTACACGTATTGAGGTTATACCTCCTACAGACTAAACGAGCTGATCATCTCCTATTTTGCTTTTACGCATATCACCAACTATTTTGATACCATATACAACTTGCCGACCCGCATTGGGTCGGCTTTTTTATGTGATCTGTGCGCTGATAATTAACCATATATTTCCTTACGCCATATCATGTATATTTCCTTATTCTCTAACCATACTAACATCACCAACCCATAAGGAGGTGACACATATGTACGGAGGTCAAAACCAAGGTAGCGGCAGCCGCTCCAACAACCTGGTCGTTCCCCAAGCAACTGCAGCATTGCAACAATTGAAAATTGAAGCTGCACAAGAGCTGGGTGTAACTATTCCACAAGATGGTTACTACGGTAACTATACTTCCCGTGAGACAGGTTCTCTGGGTGGATACATCACTAAACGTCTGGTGCAAATCGCTGAGCAGCAATTATCGGGTCGTTCGTAAGCTCGTAATTATTGCTTGAGCTAAGCAGAATCCAAAAGCGGCCTTCTTCGGAAGTGCCGCTTTCTCTTGTGCAACAAATTATGAGGTCGACTCCATATCTGAATCCTTGTATGTATTGGTTCTAGGGTAACGAATCATGAGGCTCGCCATATTGTAATTGGACTCCATTGTTGCATCTACCAGAATCATACCTTGTCTTACTGTGAAGTCGTACGATATTTCGCCATGTGTCCAATTGCGTTTGAATTTCAAAGTTTCTAGTGCCATCGCCCGAAAAGAAGTTCTCTGGATTTCGTTTAGTCCCCCTTCTTCCACATCCATCTGCCCATCCCGTCCAGTTATCGGATTATGTCGAATACCGAACTTCCCAATTACGTTGTTTCGTATTTGCACAAAAACTACCCCTGAATCTAACCCTGACAACTCATGATCAAGCTCTTTAAATACCAAATCTAACTGACGTGCTAATGAAAGCTGTTCAATTTTCATAATAACACTCCTCCTACATGCTTATAGTCCTATTCATCAAGGACTTACGACTCATTATATGACATCATTTGCGCATGTTCAACAAACAACGGAAAACTTGGGTATTTTTAACTATAATTTGCATAATTAATTGCCATTCTCCTTCCTTAAAGTGAGTTATTTCGCTCATTTGCGACAAAATATTTAATTATCAAAAGTTTGGACTGCGAACCAAAAGAGGCTGTAATCCCGTGTCTGTTAACACGGAATTGCAGCCTTTCATATATATTCATAATATTAAGTTCAACCTATTATTTGGTTGCTGTCATCTGCAAAAACTGCTCAATATCGGCAATAACCAAGTCCGCAGCATTTTGCCAGAATTCCGGTTGTGTCAGGTCCGTACCCAGATGTTTCTGAGCAAGTTCTTCGACCGTCATACGCCCTGTATCCCGTAACAAATCATCGTATTTATCTGCAAATGCTGTTCCTTCTTGCTGTGCTCTCGCATAGATTCCTGCACTGAACATGTACCCAAACGTGTATGGGAAGTTGTAGAATGGCACACCTGTCAGATAGAAATGCAGCTTGGATGCCCAGAAATGCGGATGATCTGAAGCAAGTGCACCACAGAACGCTTCCTGCTGAGCATCCACCATTAATTTGGATAGTTCATCCGCGTTTACCAGACCTTTTTTGCGTTGTTCATAGAAACGATTCTCAAACAGGAACCGGGCATGGATATTCATGAAGAAAGCCACACTTCGCTGTATCTTGTCTTCCAGCAAAGCCAGCTTCTCTTGCTCATCTGTTGCCGCCTGCACAAGGGCATCTGCTACAATCAATTCAGCAAACGTGGAAGCTGTCTCAGCCACATTCATGGCGTAACGTTGATTCAACGCAGGCAACTCTTCCATAATGTGTTGATGATATCCATGACCAAGTTCATGCGCAAGAGTCGACACATTAGATGGTGTCCCGGAGAAGGTCATGAAAATTCGGGTTGCTTTGCTAAGTGGCAAAGACGTACAGAATCCACCTGGACGCTTGCCTGGGCGGTCTTCTGCTTCGATCCAGCGTTTCTCAAAAGCCATCTCTGCAAACGAGGAGAGTTTAGGACTGAACTTGGCAAACTGTTCAACAATATTGATGGCTGCCTCATCGTAAGTGATTTTGCCACTCGACTTACCTACAGGTGCGTCTACATCGCTCCAACTGAGCTTGTCTACCCCCAGCAGTTCTGCCTTGCGCTCCAGATATTGAACAAGTGCAGGTTTGGCACCATTAATTACATCCCACATCGTATCCAGTGTCTGACGTGACATCCGGTTGATGGCCAGAGGTTCCTTGAGGATATCATCCCAGCCACGTTTCTCATATAACTTCAGACGGAATCCCGCGAGGTGGTTCAGCGTGTCTGCACAGAAATCTTCGACATCCGTCCAAGCCTGTTCCCAATTTGCGAATACCGTCTCGCGTACATTCCGATCACTATCGCTCAGCTTGTTGGCAGCTTGTCCTGCCGACAGCATGACCGTTTCCCCATTTTGCTCAAATGGAATGTTCACCTTGCTGACAATCGTGTTATAGAATTTGCCCCAACCATGGTAACCATCCACACCCAGATCCAGTGCAAGGCCTTCAAGTTCTGGCGACAGCTTCTCACGAGCCAACGTGCGACTCTCATTCAGTACAAAAGCAAGCGGCTGAATATCCTCCCGAGCAATCCAAGCGTCCCACACCGAATCTGACGTCTGACTGAGTGTATTATCGAACTTCGATTTGCTGCCGTTCAGCATCGCAGCAATAGAACTGATGGCCCCCTGAAGCTGGGTTGCCTTCTTGTCCTTCTGGTTTTGCGATGAGAGGCAGGATACAAACGCAGACCCTTCCGATATGCGGACATAACAGCTTTGCAGCAGTTCCAAAATGGGATCAAACGCTGTCGTCTCTTCTAATGAAGTCGGTGCAGGTGTTTCGTTCAACAGAAGTTGCAGTTTACGTACATCCTCTTCCAGTTCAATCAGATACGCAGCGAATGTCTCGGAGGAAGAACCTCCACTAAAAATGGACTCCAGATCCCATACGGGGTGTAATGGCGTTTTCATTTAATAAGGCACCTCTCTCTATAAATTGGATGGTTAGGAATGAATTAAAAACTGGTTTTATGCGTGCCATATCTCTATACTAGAGAAATAGCTACAGAGGTTGTTCAAAAAGTCCACTTTTGATTACGAATCATGCCTAACGGCATCATCAGCATCGAATATGAAATTCAGCCGAAATAAGCGGATGCTTACGAAGGTTGTTTCCTTTGGAAACAATGTAGTTGCTCACGTAGTTTGCCTACGCTCCGCTACTCCATTTCTAGCTTCATTCCATCTTCTCGGTACTGAAAACCAGACTTTTTGAACATGTATTCATAGTAACTTTCAGGAGGTAAACGTATGAAACCTTTACAAGTATCGGCTGATACAGCCGTCAAATTAGCAGAGTCCTTGGGCGTACCTTTGGAACACCTGATGCACATGCCCCAACATATCCTGATGCAGAAAATTGCGGAACTCGCCAAACAAGAAACCTCCAAACCTTCCGCACCAGAAGGCGAACAAGAATGATTCCCTTTGAGAACAGCTGGCCTTACGATATTGTGATGGGAGACATCTATGTACAGCAATGTCCCTACTGTCATGCAAACAACGTACTGCTCCCCCTCAAACCGAAAGAGCTTGTGCGCATCCGCGAAGGGAAAAAGAAATTACTCGTCTTTCCTTGCTGTAATACCAGCATGACCGTGATCGACAATGACAGCGACTATTTGTTATCCAGCCGTCCTGTCCGTAACTAATGTAAGATCAACCTAGAGGGGGCTGCGCTTCGCAGCCTCTTTGTCTACTTCAAGCATCTCTTCAGGCAACTCCATCTTACCGGAGATCATCTGTTCACGCAGCACGGCCCACTGTTCCCTTGAAGCACGAATCATGGCCGCATCGGTGATCCGCTTGTCATGAATGACCTTGCTGAACCATTGCACTGCTTCATTAAACCGTCCTACCCTGCGGTTCAATTCCCCGAGCAAATACAACAGTTTGGCTTCATTGCCACCCGTTCCCTCCCGTTCGAACACCTTCACATAAGCTTCAAGGCTAAATTCGAGAAAACGATGTTCCTGTGCATGGTCCTCCATATAACGATACAACCAAGCTATATGATGTAACAGACCAGCGACGACACGGTCTTTCTCCTGAATAACCTGTGCGCACAGCAAAGCAAGCTTGTACGTAGCCAGCGCCTGGTCCAGTGTCCGAGCTCCGCTATAGTCACGTTTTACCCAGCGATTACCGATCTGTTCCTTAAAAGCCTTGCGTTGAGCATCATTTAAATGCTCCGTTGCGTTCTCCGTGGAGGCAAACCCGCACTGTGGACAGATGCGAACCACATAAAAATCCGGATTCTCCAGCTTGTAGTAAGCACAAAAATCTGAATCTGTCCGGTATGGCCTTTTTAAACTCGGTCTTACCCGTGAAGTGTCATACTCGGTTTCGCAATAATGACAAGTCACTTTCACCTTATATAGCGGCTCTAATTCCAATCTCTTCCATCCCTCTCCCGTACACTTATAATCATATTCGGAACTACGGTGTATTCACAAAATGATGTGCTGGCCCGGATAAACGCTGCAGGATAAACGAGTGCAAGGGCTCCTCCACACCGATCTGAGTTAAGGCTTGATCCATACATGCAAGCCAAGCCTCAGCCCGTTCAACCGTCACTTCAAAATGCATATGACGGGCACGCATCATCGGATGTCCAAACGCCTCGGAAAACAGCCCTGGTCCTCCAAAAAACTGAGACAAAAACATATACTGCTTGTCGATGACCGGCTGAATATCTTCCGGGAAAAGCGGAGCCAGTAGCCCGTTCTGCTGAACGATTGGATAGAAGGCCTCGACCAGTGCGCGAACACCTTTCTCACCGCCAAGATTGTCATAAATACTCAAACTGGGATTCATTCGTCTGATTCCCCTTTCTGATGTCGAATTTTGCCATATATTACACGTTCCGTGAACATTGTGAAAACAGTAACAATATCCAGGCCACAAAAGCCTTTATCTCCATTCTATCAAAAAAAACCAAAAAGTCCTATATAACATGTAATCATCAGGACGCATAACCTGCCATCTGTATATAGGACCTTATTCGAAACCTAACACAAAAAAAGCGCCAACCACATAGGTTGGCGCACTAGATATTCCATTAATAACTCCGCCAGTCCTCTTCCTCAGAGCGTACCAGCGAGGCACGTATCACATATACAAAAGCACAGACCAGGATTCCGGTGACAAGACTCATGATCATCACTCCATCCGATTTGAATTCCACCTTGGAGACAATTAGGTGACGTTCAGGCGTTTTTCTCATTTTAGCACACATCACTCAAAAACACAGCCACTTTTGCAAGCGCTTTCTACGTATAATTTTGTACTGTTTGTCCACTTTTTTTCATATATTGATGGCAATAGCATCACAGACTTCCGCACACCGACCATTCCAAAAGTAAAGGAGAAGAATTCATGGCTGCTTCACAACGACTCACCCATGTCCTGGTCACACTCGCTCTCCTGATCCTTTGTGTGTTAATGGTCTTGTATCCAGCGGAAACCTGGCATGCAGGTGTACGCGGATTGTCCATCTGGTGGGACGTATTGTTTCCCTCCCTTTTTCCTTTTTTGGTGCTGTCCGAGCTGCTGCTCGGTTTTGGCATTGTTCATTTTCTAGGTACCTTGCTGAATCCACTAATGCGTCCATTGTTTCGTGTTCCCGGAAGCGGTGGTTTTGTATTTGCCGTGAGCTGTGCATCCGGTTATCCTACAGGAGCGAAACTGACCGCCCAGTTATGGGAACAAAAGCTGGTTACCCGGGAAGAAGGAGAACGGCTCGTTGCCTTCACCACATCATCCGATCCGATCTTCATGATTGGAGCTGTATCGGTTGGGTTCTTCCATAATGTCGCCATTGCTCCGTTATTGGTTGCAAGTCATTACGCTGCAGCTTTTCTGGTGGGTATGCTCATGCGTTTTCACGGGGGTACAGCGAAAGGCTCACAGCCAGACATCTCTTCTGCATCTCCATCGGAGGAAATACCTAGAAACAGACTGGTCCGGGCCATCTATGCAATGCATGAGGCAAGAAAAGCTGACGGACGGGCATTCGGTGAACTGCTGCGCCAGGCAGTCTCCTCATCCCTTCGCCTTATTATTATCGTAGGAGGGCTGGTTGTATTCTTCTCGGTCATGATGGAGTTGCTTGTACAGACCGGTTGGCTTGGCGGATTATACGGGATAACCGAGCAATTGCTTCGACATAGCGGACTTCCTCCATCCTTATCTCCTAGCTTGGTCGGGGGGTTATTTGAAGTCACACTGGGGGCCAAAGAGGCCGGAGGTGTCAGCACTTCCATTCCACTTGTATATAAAGTGGCGGCAGCAGCCTTTGTTCTCTCCTGGGGCGGATTATCCGTCCATGCACAGATTATGAGTATTCTTAGCAGCACACCCATGAGATACGGTCCCTTTTTATTTGCCAGAGCGATTCATGCGCTAATCGCACCTGTGTTGGTCCTGCTATTATGGACCCCCATGATGGGGCGTTCCGCTTCACCCGTTCTCATGGAGCCAGGTTTCATCCCATCCTTTTCGACGTATACACCGGACTGGGGACTGATCTTCTTGACAGGAATCATTATTTTTGTGAGCCTCATTGTGTTGATGTTATTTCTTGCGATATTAAGTTCCATTCTCAAGCCTGGACGACATGTCAAAAAATAAGTCAATCATTCATCTATATTTAACTGAATATGCATCCAAACGTTGTGTTCTTCCGCGGAATTGATTATCATCGGTAGTATAATGACCACAAAGGAGCTTTCATCTTGAGATACTATGTTCAAGACCGCGGAGACCAGTTATCGATTGATCTCAGTCAGCAGTTTCATGCGCTGGCGAAGGAAGAAGGGTTCAAGCTGGATGCAGAATCGCCGGAGATTGTCATCTCCATCGGGGGCGATGGTACGATGCTGCAGGCATTTCACAATTTCATCGACCGTATTCCGGATATTGCTTTTGTTGGGGTTCATACAGGCCATCTCGGCTTTTATGCCGATTGGAAGAAAGAAGAATTACGGGAATTAGTCAGGCTGATGAGTGGCAAGGGAGATCCGGAGCGTCTCAAACCACGCATTGTTCAATATCCGCTATTGGAGCTTGAGATTCGGAAAAAGTCGGGGAATTCCTCTTACATCGCCCTTAATGAATTTACGTTAAAAGGTGTGGACGGTACCGTCGTAGCCCAGGTCGATATTAACGATGTGACATTCGAGATGTTCCGTGGAGATGGAATCTGTGTATCCACGCCTTCAGGCAGCACGGCATACAACAAGGCCCTTGGCGGTGCCATGGTTCATCCGACCATCGAGGCCATTCAGATTGCGGAGATTGCTTCAATTAATAACCGGGTCTATCGGACACTTGGTTCACCGGTTATTTTGCCCAAGCATCATCATTGTGATATTTTCTCCCGCAAGGATCAGCGCTTACTGATGACCATTGATCATGTGAATGTGATGGTGGAGGATCTGATATCCGTCCGTTGTCAGGTATCCAGTCACAAGGTCAGTTTCGCGCGTTTCCGTCCATATCCATTCTGGAATCGGGTTCGCACAGCATTTCTTGACTAAAATAAACACACCAAAAAAGCGGTCCTTCTCAGGAACCGCTTTTTGCTTTGGCTTGAGGCTGATCTTTGCTCTTCTGAAGCACAAAATACGCACAGCCAAAGTTACAATATTCATTAATATAATCCACCATACTGGCGATCGTGGAATCCTTTGTCGCTTTTGGATGGTTATCACGGTAAAAACCTTTTAACCTTAACTGGCTATAACCCCAGTCTCCGATAATATAATCATAACGCTCCAGCACCTCACTGTAACGATCACGGAAGACTTCTGGATTCCAGCCTTCTTTATGGTTCTGGACGATTTCATAATTTTTGCCGCCGATCTGTACAATGACCGGTTCTTTGGGCTTTTCTTCAACCGTTTCAACAACCGATTCCTGAACTGGCTCCTGGATTTGCTCCTGGAGTTGGTCCTGAATCTGTTCTGCGCTTTTTTCTTCTTCCAATCCGGTATCCTCCATCACGCGTGTGTTGCCGCCTGTTCAGCATGTTTGGTAGCCGATTTCACCTGTTCATGCGCATGGTAGGAGCTGCGTACCATCGGGCCGGACTCGACGTGGCTGAACCCACGTTTTAATCCTTCCTGTTTCAATGCAGCGAACTCCTCTGGCGGATAATACTTTTCAACATACAGATGTTTCTCCGATGGCTGCAAATATTGACCAATCGTCATAATATCACAGTCCACCGCACGAAGATCATCCATTGTTGATAAAATTTCATTATATTCCTCACCTACACCAAGCATAATGCTTGATTTCGTTGGGATGTTAGGTTGCATTTCTTTGGCACGAGCAAGCAATTCCAGTGAACGTTTGTATTTTGCCTTGGCACGCACTTTGTCTGACAACCGCTCAACCGTCTCAATATTGTGATTCAGAATGTCCGGTTTGGCATCCATTACAATCTGCAAAGATTCCCGATCGCCCAGAAAGTCTGGAATGAGCACTTCAACGCTGCACAATGGCAGCCGCCGCCGTACGGCCTTCACCGTCTCTGCAAAAATCGTAGCTCCTCCATCCTTCAGATCATCACGGGCTACACTTGTAATGACGCAGTGTTGCAGATTCATCTGCTCTGCTGCTTCCGCCACACGTTCTGGTTCCTGCAAATCAAGCTCCGTTGGCAAGCCTGTATTCACCGCGCAAAAACGGCATGCCCTTGTGCAAATATCGCCCAAAATCATAAAAGTGGCCGTTCGATTGGCCCAGCATTCATAGATATTCGGACACCGCGCTTCCTCACATACCGTATGCAGCGTTTTGGAACGCATCATCGTTTTCATTTCCTGATAGTTATCGCCGGTTGTCAATTTGATCCGAATCCAATCCGGCTTCGGTTCTTTAACACGTTTAGCCAATGCATAAACCTTCTTTCTAACTGAAGTTAGGCTGTTGCTCGGAACATATTATACCATGAAAGCGTTGGAAAAACCCCCATTTGTCACATCTTCTGCATTCATGCCTGATATGGACAATTTGCTGCATTCGATTCATCCCAAGTGCTTACATGGATAAAATGAGGACTTTTGAAGAACGCTAACCTTTAGCTTGGTTCATCGGGTACCTTGTATCATTCTATTGGAAAGGGGCTGCTTCCCAGTGCAACAACGCTTGACCTCCAGGCACACGTACCGATTTTGGATCAAAACATTACTTGCAGGTACGCTGCTTCTCCCATGTTTATCTGTTGACGTTTACAGTGAACCTGTCGGGGCCGCTCCCAAACCACAGGCTGCCGAGTTAAAGCCTGCAGAAATTTTCGCTGCACGTCGCCATTTATATGAGACCATCGGTCAGATGACTCAGATTCCCTGGTACAGGCTAGCCGCAATTGATCAGTATGAACGAACGATTACTCGCGCACATCCAAAGGATCGCAAGCATCCAGAGCGGCTTACAGGTATCTTCATGACTCCTCCAGCCTGGAGAGGATGGCTAAATCCTGATGAGACGGATCAACATCCGGAATCCATTCTTTTTTTCAAAGGATATGGACGTGATGGATCAGGAGACGGTATTGCGGATGCCAACAATGATCAGGATGTGCTGTACAGCATGGCTTCTGTTATTCAAGGTTACGGAAACAAGCAAGAGGACTTCAACATTGCCTTGTGGGAATATTATCACAACTCCCGTGCTGTGCAACGGATACAGCAATTCGCGAAGTTATATGAGCATTTTGACAATCTGGATCTGTTTGGACATGCCTTCCCGGTTCCGCTCGGAACCAATTACTCCTATCGCAGCACCTGGGGGACGAAAAGAAGCTGGGGCGGTTATCGCATTCATGAGGGAACAGACATCTTCGCTCCACATGGTCTGCCGGTACGCAGCACCTGTTATGGGGTCGTGGAGATTAAAGGCTGGAATCCGTTTGGCGGCTGGCGCATCGGTATCCGGGATTTGAACAATCATTATCACTATTACGCCCATCTCTCGGGTTTTGACAAAAGTGCACGCATCGGTGAAGTTGTTATTCCTGGTCAGGTTGTGGGTTGGGTTGGCAGTTCGGGTTACGGTAAACCTGGGACACAGGGCAAATTCCCTCCGCATCTGCACTATGGGATCTACCGGGACAGCGGACTGCACGAATGGTCGTTCGATCCTTATCCACAGCTGAAA
The window above is part of the Paenibacillus sp. 1781tsa1 genome. Proteins encoded here:
- a CDS encoding alpha/beta-type small acid-soluble spore protein — protein: MYGGQNQGSGSRSNNLVVPQATAALQQLKIEAAQELGVTIPQDGYYGNYTSRETGSLGGYITKRLVQIAEQQLSGRS
- the ylbJ gene encoding sporulation integral membrane protein YlbJ → MAASQRLTHVLVTLALLILCVLMVLYPAETWHAGVRGLSIWWDVLFPSLFPFLVLSELLLGFGIVHFLGTLLNPLMRPLFRVPGSGGFVFAVSCASGYPTGAKLTAQLWEQKLVTREEGERLVAFTTSSDPIFMIGAVSVGFFHNVAIAPLLVASHYAAAFLVGMLMRFHGGTAKGSQPDISSASPSEEIPRNRLVRAIYAMHEARKADGRAFGELLRQAVSSSLRLIIIVGGLVVFFSVMMELLVQTGWLGGLYGITEQLLRHSGLPPSLSPSLVGGLFEVTLGAKEAGGVSTSIPLVYKVAAAAFVLSWGGLSVHAQIMSILSSTPMRYGPFLFARAIHALIAPVLVLLLWTPMMGRSASPVLMEPGFIPSFSTYTPDWGLIFLTGIIIFVSLIVLMLFLAILSSILKPGRHVKK
- a CDS encoding M3 family oligoendopeptidase, with product MKTPLHPVWDLESIFSGGSSSETFAAYLIELEEDVRKLQLLLNETPAPTSLEETTAFDPILELLQSCYVRISEGSAFVSCLSSQNQKDKKATQLQGAISSIAAMLNGSKSKFDNTLSQTSDSVWDAWIAREDIQPLAFVLNESRTLAREKLSPELEGLALDLGVDGYHGWGKFYNTIVSKVNIPFEQNGETVMLSAGQAANKLSDSDRNVRETVFANWEQAWTDVEDFCADTLNHLAGFRLKLYEKRGWDDILKEPLAINRMSRQTLDTMWDVINGAKPALVQYLERKAELLGVDKLSWSDVDAPVGKSSGKITYDEAAINIVEQFAKFSPKLSSFAEMAFEKRWIEAEDRPGKRPGGFCTSLPLSKATRIFMTFSGTPSNVSTLAHELGHGYHQHIMEELPALNQRYAMNVAETASTFAELIVADALVQAATDEQEKLALLEDKIQRSVAFFMNIHARFLFENRFYEQRKKGLVNADELSKLMVDAQQEAFCGALASDHPHFWASKLHFYLTGVPFYNFPYTFGYMFSAGIYARAQQEGTAFADKYDDLLRDTGRMTVEELAQKHLGTDLTQPEFWQNAADLVIADIEQFLQMTATK
- the lipA gene encoding lipoyl synthase; amino-acid sequence: MAKRVKEPKPDWIRIKLTTGDNYQEMKTMMRSKTLHTVCEEARCPNIYECWANRTATFMILGDICTRACRFCAVNTGLPTELDLQEPERVAEAAEQMNLQHCVITSVARDDLKDGGATIFAETVKAVRRRLPLCSVEVLIPDFLGDRESLQIVMDAKPDILNHNIETVERLSDKVRAKAKYKRSLELLARAKEMQPNIPTKSSIMLGVGEEYNEILSTMDDLRAVDCDIMTIGQYLQPSEKHLYVEKYYPPEEFAALKQEGLKRGFSHVESGPMVRSSYHAHEQVKSATKHAEQAATHA
- a CDS encoding globin; amino-acid sequence: MNPSLSIYDNLGGEKGVRALVEAFYPIVQQNGLLAPLFPEDIQPVIDKQYMFLSQFFGGPGLFSEAFGHPMMRARHMHFEVTVERAEAWLACMDQALTQIGVEEPLHSFILQRLSGPAHHFVNTP
- a CDS encoding DUF2225 domain-containing protein; translated protein: MELEPLYKVKVTCHYCETEYDTSRVRPSLKRPYRTDSDFCAYYKLENPDFYVVRICPQCGFASTENATEHLNDAQRKAFKEQIGNRWVKRDYSGARTLDQALATYKLALLCAQVIQEKDRVVAGLLHHIAWLYRYMEDHAQEHRFLEFSLEAYVKVFEREGTGGNEAKLLYLLGELNRRVGRFNEAVQWFSKVIHDKRITDAAMIRASREQWAVLREQMISGKMELPEEMLEVDKEAAKRSPL
- a CDS encoding YycC family protein — encoded protein: MKPLQVSADTAVKLAESLGVPLEHLMHMPQHILMQKIAELAKQETSKPSAPEGEQE
- a CDS encoding NAD kinase; the protein is MRYYVQDRGDQLSIDLSQQFHALAKEEGFKLDAESPEIVISIGGDGTMLQAFHNFIDRIPDIAFVGVHTGHLGFYADWKKEELRELVRLMSGKGDPERLKPRIVQYPLLELEIRKKSGNSSYIALNEFTLKGVDGTVVAQVDINDVTFEMFRGDGICVSTPSGSTAYNKALGGAMVHPTIEAIQIAEIASINNRVYRTLGSPVILPKHHHCDIFSRKDQRLLMTIDHVNVMVEDLISVRCQVSSHKVSFARFRPYPFWNRVRTAFLD
- a CDS encoding YutD family protein, which translates into the protein MEEEKSAEQIQDQLQEQIQEPVQESVVETVEEKPKEPVIVQIGGKNYEIVQNHKEGWNPEVFRDRYSEVLERYDYIIGDWGYSQLRLKGFYRDNHPKATKDSTIASMVDYINEYCNFGCAYFVLQKSKDQPQAKAKSGS
- a CDS encoding M23 family metallopeptidase, whose translation is MQQRLTSRHTYRFWIKTLLAGTLLLPCLSVDVYSEPVGAAPKPQAAELKPAEIFAARRHLYETIGQMTQIPWYRLAAIDQYERTITRAHPKDRKHPERLTGIFMTPPAWRGWLNPDETDQHPESILFFKGYGRDGSGDGIADANNDQDVLYSMASVIQGYGNKQEDFNIALWEYYHNSRAVQRIQQFAKLYEHFDNLDLFGHAFPVPLGTNYSYRSTWGTKRSWGGYRIHEGTDIFAPHGLPVRSTCYGVVEIKGWNPFGGWRIGIRDLNNHYHYYAHLSGFDKSARIGEVVIPGQVVGWVGSSGYGKPGTQGKFPPHLHYGIYRDSGLHEWSFDPYPQLKHWEQDERKQKNKKSK
- a CDS encoding O-methyltransferase — its product is MMKIEQLSLARQLDLVFKELDHELSGLDSGVVFVQIRNNVIGKFGIRHNPITGRDGQMDVEEGGLNEIQRTSFRAMALETLKFKRNWTHGEISYDFTVRQGMILVDATMESNYNMASLMIRYPRTNTYKDSDMESTS